A single window of Paenibacillus sp. SYP-B4298 DNA harbors:
- a CDS encoding sensor histidine kinase: MSDTPIRRYFMLILTFLLSFVGTVGLMGLGALAVAYALQTSALHGLAASLINSVGSAVTFIIVGTLLYIVLFVWISTRLVFKRKPDLPVSSSAGWALSLRWKLLVHIALSCAAVAAFLFVGYLLSTALLTIRPLSYPLEWLINWIGSVPLMIVTGIAVFLVSFVILTNELMDHLEKLGRGLQEISAGHLDHRVDIGTRDEAGWLAEQMNGMAEQLSEQIHEITQGLKQMEQGQFDSLIPEGAGDFGLIAASINRMARKLDQLIRDERLAEQTKHDLITGVSHDLRTPLTSILGFLELIEKDRYQDEVELRYYINIAYEKALTLQQLIDDLFEYTRVNNGLPLHKSRIDMVGFIQQLADEFVPTLEKHKAELRIEASEPVLELEADGSLLVRSYENLISNAIRYGGEDKYVDLKLFTAEGHLVIQVINYGPPIPERDIPHLFDRFYRVERSRSKQTGGTGLGLAIAKSIVEAHGGRIEVQSNQERTLFQTSYPL, from the coding sequence ATGAGTGACACGCCCATCCGTAGATATTTCATGCTCATTCTAACCTTTCTGCTCAGCTTCGTCGGCACTGTCGGCCTGATGGGACTGGGCGCATTGGCCGTGGCCTATGCGCTGCAGACCTCTGCACTGCATGGGCTGGCTGCCTCGCTCATCAATTCGGTCGGCTCGGCTGTCACCTTCATCATCGTCGGCACGCTCCTCTATATTGTATTGTTCGTATGGATAAGCACCAGGCTTGTATTTAAGCGTAAACCCGACCTGCCTGTCTCCTCCTCCGCTGGCTGGGCGCTGTCGCTGAGGTGGAAGCTGCTCGTGCATATTGCTCTCTCCTGCGCTGCCGTGGCAGCCTTTTTATTTGTCGGTTATTTGCTGTCTACAGCACTGCTGACGATTCGGCCGCTCAGCTATCCGCTGGAGTGGCTGATTAATTGGATCGGCTCCGTCCCGCTGATGATCGTCACTGGAATAGCCGTCTTTCTCGTCTCCTTCGTTATCCTGACCAATGAGCTCATGGACCATCTGGAGAAGCTCGGCCGTGGCCTGCAGGAGATTAGCGCCGGTCATCTCGACCATAGAGTGGACATCGGAACGCGCGATGAAGCCGGCTGGCTGGCCGAGCAGATGAACGGCATGGCGGAGCAACTCAGCGAGCAGATTCACGAGATTACGCAGGGCTTGAAGCAGATGGAGCAGGGGCAGTTCGACTCGCTCATACCTGAGGGGGCAGGCGACTTCGGCCTGATCGCTGCAAGCATTAACCGGATGGCTCGCAAGCTCGACCAGCTCATCAGAGATGAGCGGCTGGCAGAGCAGACCAAGCATGATCTGATTACCGGGGTATCCCATGATCTGCGGACACCGCTCACCTCCATTCTTGGCTTCCTGGAGCTGATCGAGAAGGATCGTTATCAAGATGAGGTCGAGCTGAGGTACTACATCAATATTGCCTATGAGAAGGCGCTGACGCTGCAGCAACTGATCGATGATCTGTTCGAATATACCCGTGTAAACAACGGACTGCCGCTGCACAAGAGCCGGATCGACATGGTCGGGTTCATACAACAATTAGCGGATGAGTTCGTCCCGACCCTGGAGAAGCATAAGGCGGAGCTTCGTATTGAAGCCTCCGAGCCCGTTCTTGAGCTGGAGGCAGACGGCAGTCTGCTGGTGCGCAGCTACGAGAATCTGATCTCGAATGCTATCCGTTATGGAGGGGAAGACAAGTATGTGGATTTGAAGCTGTTCACCGCGGAGGGCCACCTCGTCATCCAGGTGATCAACTACGGGCCGCCGATCCCTGAACGGGACATTCCGCATTTATTTGACCGCTTCTACCGCGTGGAGCGCTCTCGCTCGAAGCAGACGGGAGGAACCGGGCTGGGGCTAGCGATCGCCAAGAGCATCGTGGAGGCGCATGGAGGAAGGATCGAGGTGCAGAGCAACCAGGAGCGAACCCTGTTCCAGACCAGCTACCCGCTGTAG